A genomic region of Arachis stenosperma cultivar V10309 chromosome 9, arast.V10309.gnm1.PFL2, whole genome shotgun sequence contains the following coding sequences:
- the LOC130948247 gene encoding pentatricopeptide repeat-containing protein At2g22070-like — MGITKPPCTTSYASHSDLYADVLQSAIKSRDPFVGRSVHARIIKHGLHLGVFLMNNLLNFYAKTGSFSDVHRVFAEMPLKTIFSWNTILSAYAKRGNLEAAQQVFDEIPEPDSVSWTSMIVGYNMLGRFDNAIHMFLRMISCGVSPTQFTFTNVLASCAATEALDIGRKVHSFIVKLGLSSVVPVANSLLNMYAKSGDSVMAKVVFDRMRLKDKSTWNTMISMHMHFGQLDLGLALFQEMTDPDIVSWNSIITGYTHQGHDVKALEIFSLMLSSSSSKPDKYTLGSILSACANLENFKLGKQVHAYMVRANIDISGAVRNALILMYAKSGGIEIAHRIVDITGISNLDVIAFTSLLDGFVKIGDINPARDIFDSLEFRDIVAWTAMIVGYAQNGLLSDALDLFRKMVREGPKPNNYTLAAVLSVFSSLASLDHGKQLHATAIRLQEASSISVGNALITMYSRSGSIRDARKVFKQICSNKNKLTWTCMIIALAQHGLGKDAVELFDTMLKLDIEPDQITYVGVLSACSHVGLVQQGKSYFSLMKNVHQIEPTSSHYACMIDLLGRAGLLEEAYHFIKNMPVEPDVIAWGSLLASCRVHKNVDLAKVAAENLLLLDPNNSGAYSALANTLSACGRWKDAAMIRKSMKDRAVKKEQGISWVQIQNKVHIFGVEDGLHPQRDAIYRMISKIWTEIKKMGFIPDTDSVLHDLDQEVKEQILRHHSEKLAIAFALLNTPGYATLRIMKNLRVCNDCHSAIKYISKLVGREIIVRDSTRFHHFKDGSCSCQDYW, encoded by the coding sequence ATGGGGATCACAAAACCTCCCTGCACTACTTCTTATGCTTCCCATTCCGATTTATACGCCGATGTTCTCCAATCCGCTATCAAATCCAGAGACCCTTTTGTCGGAAGATCCGTTCATGCTCGAATAATCAAACACGGCCTTCACTTAGGTGTCTTCTTGATGAACAATCTCCTCAATTTTTATGCTAAAACTGGTTCCTTCTCTGATGTTCACCGCGTGTTCGCTGAAATGCCGCTGAAGACCATTTTCTCCTGGAACACCATTCTGTCAGCTTATGCCAAAAGGGGGAACTTGGAAGCTGCACagcaagtgtttgatgaaattcCTGAACCCGATTCTGTTTCCTGGACTTCAATGATAGTGGGGTATAACATGTTGGGTCGTTTTGATAATGCCATTCATATGTTTCTCAGGATGATTTCATGTGGAGTGTCGCCAACCCAGTTCACATTTACCAATGTTCTTGCTTCATGTGCTGCAACTGAAGCACTGGATATTGGTAGAAAGGTTCACTCCTTCATTGTAAAACTTGGATTGTCCAGTGTTGTTCCTGTGGCTAATTCACTTCTCAACATGTATGCAAAGTCAGGTGATTCAGTAATGGCGAAGGTTGTGTTTGACCGGATGAGGCTCAAAGACAAATCAACTTGGAATACTATGATTTCGATGCATATGCATTTTGGTCAACTTGACCTTGGACTTGCCCTTTTTCAGGAAATGACTGATCCAGACATTGTCTCTTGGAATTCGATCATTACGGGATATACTCATCAAGGACATGATGTCAAAGCCCTTGAAATTTTTTCGCTTATGCTTAGCAGTTCATCTTCAAAGCCAGATAAGTACACCTTGGGAAGTATTTTGTCAGCTTGTGCCAATCTTGAAAATTTCAAACTTGGGAAACAAGTCCATGCATACATGGTAAGAGCTAATATAGACATATCTGGAGCCGTGAGAAATGCTCTGATCTTAATGTATGCAAAGTCTGGTGGCATTGAGATTGCTCATAGGATTGTAGATATTACAGGTATCTCAAATCTTGATGTTATAGCATTCACATCACTGCTAGATGGCTTTGTCAAAATTGGAGATATAAACCCAGCAAGAGATATATTTGACTCATTAGAATTTCGAGATATAGTTGCATGGACAGCCATGATTGTAGGTTATGCACAGAATGGTTTACTTAGCGATGCTTTGGATCTCTTCAGGAAAATGGTTAGAGAAGGTCCAAAGCCAAACAACTATACTTTAGCAGCAGTTTTAAGTGTCTTTTCAAGCTTGGCTTCTCTTGATCACGGTAAGCAGCTTCATGCAACTGCCATAAGATTGCAAGAAGCATCATCAATTTCTGTTGGTAATGCTTTAATTACCATGTATTCAAGATCAGGAAGCATCAGAGATGCAAGGAAAGTATTCAAACAGATATGCTCTAACAAGAATAAATTGACTTGGACTTGCATGATTATAGCTCTAGCTCAACATGGTCTTGGAAAAGATGCTGTAGAACTGTTCGACACTATGCTGAAACTTGACATAGAGCCTGACCAAATTACTTATGTTGGTGTCTTGTCTGCTTGTTCGCACGTGGGATTGGTACAACAGGGTAAGAGTTACTTTAGTTTAATGAAAAATGTTCATCAGATTGAACCCACCTCTAGCCATTATGCTTGCATGATTGACCTGCTTGGGCGTGCTGGattgcttgaagaagcataTCATTTTATAAAAAACATGCCTGTTGAACCAGATGTTATAGCTTGGGGTTCACTTTTGGCTTCTTGCAGGGTTCATAAAAATGTGGATTTAGCTAAAGTGGCAGCTGAAAATTTGCTGCTTCTTGATCCCAACAATAGTGGGGCTTACTCAGCACTTGCTAATACGCTTTCAGCTTGTGGAAGATGGAAAGATGCTGCTATGATTAGGAAATCAATGAAGGACAGAGCAGTAAAGAAGGAACAAGGAATCAGCTGGGTTCAAATCCAGAACAAGGTCCATATTTTTGGGGTTGAAGATGGGCTTCATCCACAAAGAGATGCAATATATAgaatgatttcaaaaatatgGACGGAGATAAAGAAAATGGGCTTTATTCCAGACACTGATTCTGTCTTGCATGATCTAGACCAGGAAGTGAAGGAACAAATCCTTAGACACCATAGCGAAAAACTCGCTATTGCATTTGCTTTGTTAAATACTCCAGGATATGCCACACTGAGGATCATGAAGAACCTTAGAGTCTGCAATGACTGTCATTCCGCCATAAAATATATCTCTAAGCTTGTCGGTAGAGAAATTATTGTAAGAGACTCCACACGTTTTCATCATTTCAAGGATGGTTCATGTTCATGTCAGGATTACTGGTAG